One Pseudomonas muyukensis DNA segment encodes these proteins:
- a CDS encoding MFS transporter, which translates to MAHSPAPDQGTDLTRDALYRRITLRLIPFIFICYLFNYLDRVNVGFAKLQMLDALKFSETVYGLGAGIFFIGYVLCGLPSNLALNRFGPRRWIALMMIAWGSLSTCLLFVTTPSEFYTLRLLTGAAEAGFFPGVVLYLSRWFPADRRGRIMALFMSAIPVSGLLGGPFSGWILDHFAAGQHGLAGWQWMFLIQGLPTVALGALAIVLLSDGYQKAAWLSPTERQLIAADLKADAAGKPASQGDSVLAVLSNPLIWTFGFVYFCIQSGVYAINFWLPSIIKNMGFDSPLLIGWLSAIPYLLAGVFMILVGRSADLRNERRWHLVVPMLMGALGLVIAVNFAANPSIAILGLSIATMGALTGLPMFWPMPTALLSAGTAVAGLAIINSVGQMAGFLSPYLVGFIKDQTGSTDAALYALAGLIVLGSVVALRVSRSGKPAFARAR; encoded by the coding sequence ATGGCACACAGCCCCGCCCCTGACCAAGGCACCGACCTCACCCGCGACGCGCTGTACCGGCGTATCACCTTGCGGCTGATCCCGTTCATTTTCATCTGCTACCTGTTCAACTACCTGGACCGCGTCAACGTCGGCTTCGCCAAGTTGCAGATGCTCGACGCGCTGAAATTCAGCGAAACCGTGTACGGCCTGGGCGCCGGTATCTTCTTCATCGGCTACGTGCTCTGCGGCCTGCCCAGCAACCTGGCGCTCAACCGCTTCGGCCCGCGGCGCTGGATCGCGCTGATGATGATCGCCTGGGGCAGCCTGTCCACTTGCCTGCTGTTCGTCACCACGCCCAGCGAGTTCTACACCTTGCGCCTGCTCACCGGCGCCGCCGAAGCGGGCTTCTTCCCCGGCGTGGTGCTGTACCTCTCGCGCTGGTTCCCGGCAGACCGTCGCGGGCGGATCATGGCCCTGTTCATGTCGGCGATCCCGGTCTCGGGCCTGCTCGGCGGGCCGTTCTCCGGCTGGATTCTCGACCACTTCGCCGCCGGCCAGCATGGCCTGGCGGGCTGGCAGTGGATGTTCCTGATCCAGGGTCTGCCCACCGTGGCCCTGGGCGCGCTGGCCATCGTGCTGCTCAGCGACGGCTACCAGAAGGCCGCCTGGCTGAGCCCGACCGAACGCCAACTGATCGCGGCCGACCTCAAGGCCGACGCCGCCGGCAAGCCGGCCTCCCAAGGCGACAGCGTGCTGGCCGTGCTGAGCAACCCGCTGATCTGGACCTTCGGCTTCGTCTACTTCTGCATCCAGAGCGGGGTCTACGCCATCAACTTCTGGCTGCCCTCGATCATCAAGAACATGGGCTTCGACAGCCCGCTGCTGATCGGCTGGCTGAGCGCCATCCCGTACCTGCTGGCCGGGGTGTTCATGATCCTCGTCGGCCGTTCGGCGGACCTGCGCAACGAGCGCCGCTGGCACCTTGTGGTGCCGATGCTGATGGGCGCCCTGGGCCTGGTGATCGCGGTGAACTTCGCCGCCAACCCGAGCATCGCCATCCTTGGCCTGTCGATCGCCACCATGGGCGCGCTGACCGGCCTGCCGATGTTCTGGCCGATGCCGACCGCGCTGCTGAGCGCCGGCACCGCCGTGGCGGGCCTGGCGATCATCAACTCGGTGGGGCAGATGGCGGGCTTCCTCAGCCCTTATCTGGTGGGGTTCATCAAGGACCAGACCGGGTCGACCGACGCGGCGCTGTATGCGCTGGCCGGGTTGATCGTGCTGGGTAGCGTGGTGGCGCTGCGGGTTTCGCGCTCGGGCAAGCCTGCGTTCGCCCGCGCACGCTAG
- a CDS encoding sugar diacid recognition domain-containing protein: protein MFELDHDLAQDIVDRAMAILPCNVNVMDSQGLILGSGEAERINTRHEGAQLVLANGRIVELDGEAAKCLKGVQPGVNLPLMLDGRLIGVLGLTGDPQQLRTYGELVRMTAEMLLAQRHLQVEQQWRRQRCDDLLALLLGGSGESPRLVDEAQQLGLKPNLARVPCLFELQAGPPAEALSAWLMGRYPDSWCVSPARQSLLWCRPATAQLDEPRLLERLQRHGWVVERLALGSPAQSLEQLRRGYRRVRDLLAYGREVLPAERLLSLARYRLPALLWRHRNDDALDELLEPLQRIRAKDTSGQLLATLRAWCAHDGQSQACAEALGIHRNSLRYRLERIAEVGEVDPLRMEGMLSLYLGLQLLPVD, encoded by the coding sequence ATGTTCGAACTGGACCACGACCTGGCCCAGGACATCGTCGACCGGGCGATGGCCATCCTGCCGTGCAACGTCAATGTGATGGACAGCCAGGGGTTGATCCTCGGCAGCGGCGAAGCCGAGCGCATCAATACCCGCCACGAAGGGGCCCAGTTGGTGCTGGCCAACGGGCGCATCGTCGAGCTCGACGGCGAGGCCGCCAAATGCCTGAAGGGCGTGCAGCCGGGGGTCAACCTGCCGCTGATGCTCGATGGCCGGCTGATCGGCGTGCTCGGCCTGACCGGCGACCCGCAGCAACTGCGCACCTATGGCGAGCTGGTGCGCATGACCGCCGAAATGCTCCTGGCTCAGCGCCACCTGCAGGTGGAGCAGCAATGGCGCCGGCAGCGCTGTGACGATTTGCTGGCCTTGCTGCTGGGCGGCAGCGGCGAGTCGCCGCGCCTGGTCGACGAGGCGCAGCAACTGGGCCTCAAACCTAACCTGGCGCGTGTTCCCTGCCTGTTCGAACTGCAAGCCGGACCACCGGCCGAGGCGCTGTCGGCCTGGTTGATGGGCCGTTACCCGGATAGCTGGTGCGTCAGCCCGGCGCGCCAATCGTTGCTGTGGTGCCGCCCGGCGACGGCGCAACTGGACGAGCCGCGCTTGCTCGAGCGCCTGCAACGCCATGGCTGGGTGGTCGAGCGCCTGGCCTTGGGCAGCCCGGCGCAAAGCCTGGAGCAATTGCGCCGGGGCTATCGCCGGGTGCGTGACCTGCTGGCCTACGGGCGTGAAGTGCTGCCCGCCGAGCGCCTGTTGAGCCTGGCGCGCTATCGCTTGCCAGCGCTGCTGTGGCGCCACCGCAACGACGATGCGCTGGACGAGTTGCTCGAGCCACTGCAACGCATTCGCGCCAAGGACACCAGCGGCCAGCTGCTGGCCACCCTGCGTGCCTGGTGCGCCCATGATGGGCAGAGCCAGGCGTGCGCCGAAGCCTTGGGCATCCATCGCAACAGCTTGCGCTATCGGCTGGAGCGGATTGCCGAGGTTGGCGAGGTGGATCCGCTGCGCATGGAAGGCATGCTCAGTTTGTACCTGGGCCTGCAGTTGCTGCCGGTCGATTGA
- a CDS encoding glycerate kinase, producing the protein MKIVIAPDSFKDSLDAAGVAQAIAAGLAEVWPSAELRECPMADGGEGSMAAIVAASHGEQRRQWVRGPLGEPVQASWGWLADSHTAVIEMAEASGIQLLPSAQRDACRSSTWGTGELVGAALAAGARRIVLAIGGSATNDAGSGMLRALGLRLFDAAGQPLAEGGLALAQLARIDASALDPRLATVHVEVAADVDNPLCGANGASAIFGPQKGASPAQVQALDQALGHFADHCARLLGRDLRDEPGSGAAGGMGFAAKAFMAARFRPGVEVVAELAGLEALVQGADLVITGEGRFDAQTLHGKTPLGVARVAKRYGVPVVVLAGTLGAGYEQLYAHGIDAAFALANGPMSLEQACAEADSLLRARAADVARLWQVARSSRAS; encoded by the coding sequence ATGAAGATCGTCATCGCCCCCGACTCGTTCAAGGACAGCCTTGACGCCGCCGGCGTCGCCCAGGCCATTGCCGCTGGCCTGGCCGAGGTCTGGCCGAGCGCCGAACTGCGCGAATGCCCCATGGCCGACGGGGGCGAGGGCAGCATGGCCGCTATCGTCGCCGCCAGCCACGGCGAGCAGCGCCGTCAATGGGTGCGCGGCCCGTTGGGCGAGCCCGTGCAGGCCAGTTGGGGCTGGCTGGCGGACAGCCACACCGCGGTGATCGAGATGGCCGAGGCCAGCGGCATCCAATTGCTTCCCAGCGCCCAGCGCGATGCCTGCCGCAGCAGCACCTGGGGTACCGGCGAGCTGGTCGGCGCAGCCCTGGCGGCCGGGGCCCGGCGTATCGTCCTGGCCATTGGCGGCAGCGCCACCAACGACGCCGGCAGCGGCATGTTGCGCGCGCTGGGCCTGCGGCTGTTCGACGCCGCGGGTCAACCGCTGGCCGAAGGCGGCTTGGCCCTGGCGCAGTTGGCACGGATCGACGCCAGCGCGCTCGACCCGCGCCTGGCCACTGTGCACGTGGAGGTCGCCGCCGATGTCGACAATCCGCTGTGCGGCGCCAATGGCGCCTCGGCCATCTTCGGCCCGCAGAAGGGCGCCAGCCCGGCGCAGGTACAGGCGCTGGACCAGGCCTTGGGGCATTTTGCCGACCACTGCGCGCGCTTGCTGGGCAGGGACCTGCGCGACGAGCCGGGCAGTGGCGCGGCCGGCGGCATGGGTTTTGCCGCCAAGGCGTTCATGGCCGCGCGGTTTCGTCCGGGGGTCGAGGTGGTGGCCGAGCTGGCCGGGCTGGAGGCTTTGGTGCAGGGCGCCGACCTGGTGATCACCGGCGAGGGGCGCTTCGACGCCCAGACCCTGCACGGCAAGACCCCGCTGGGCGTGGCGCGGGTGGCCAAGCGCTACGGCGTGCCGGTGGTGGTGTTGGCTGGAACCCTGGGGGCCGGTTATGAACAGCTGTACGCCCACGGCATCGACGCCGCGTTTGCACTGGCCAATGGGCCGATGAGCCTGGAGCAGGCTTGCGCCGAGGCCGACAGCTTGCTCAGGGCGCGTGCGGCCGACGTGGCGCGGCTGTGGCAGGTGGCCCGTAGTAGTCGGGCCTCATGA
- a CDS encoding xanthine dehydrogenase family protein molybdopterin-binding subunit translates to MSNRDISRRSFLQGGLIAGVGVTMAPLGSQAFAALMESQVTASPQKWMNHDGKVRVRNDALSKVCGEKVFARDIRSKDMPGWPQQQGHALLLKATKADRLYAGYDLSMLGADLQPDRIVTADDLKKDGIAWPEAHSPDPLLPPGQVPMFIGHPVAILIWHDFERFRKAKLKLQFNEAAIRYGAQAPLYQRDPYGSFRFVRVAGKTPFDEDTFSSLKDSPLFPTILARKPVWNVAPKQHGSLTEQGMYHAQRIDEQLKQPAQDWLLFDERYKTQSIEPAALEPDNGNGWFDAATGTLHFVVASQCPFEVAQECVHMIKPSRFGLKHLNMHPGYTVGYGSKDNNIFPFYAAVAALYGAGVPIRLANDRYEQFQSGIKRHPFDIRYQLAVDKNDLSFQIFRAEMTVDGGGRINYSPSVAAVGATAAQSIYYMPQNDLAVTAYHSRGVEAGSMRGYGTLQSMAATEMMVDEIANRLGVDAIELRRRNALKSGMKNTQGAVPAGALRLHEILDKASQHEWWQNRQARKQAEDAKDHDNWYGVGFAITQKDFGTGAEAPLAAIEFNADGQISLRHIGTELGTGMSTSQAFVVSDFLGRAADEVKTAQTEWPELALSTSGNPYLMSQAEQDAALRNPRWVAKLASPSSATNSAFYFSHATREAARVLFNHGLWPAAVALWRQGPFGGQANPLVVRRENAVWVNGELTGNGLAPIPFAVLAKKAHEMGLVTGVSVHAFNRWSWAEADYVIDGVRERLPLDGLAVKYGDGAVNAKKAQMTSAGFHLLDRQNTAYPATQLNNAMVTYYSPVATIVEVKVNKGSGEVSVLNHHSWVECGRVLVPELVKGQLEGGIAMGIGHALLEEMPLYEGGPGEGDWNFNRYRLPMAKHVAVWKQTSEILPPLSPTDPSKGIAEVVMIPVVGAIANAVAHAIGKRVRDLPITPARVKEALNG, encoded by the coding sequence ATGTCCAACCGTGATATTTCCCGGCGCTCGTTCCTCCAAGGCGGGCTGATCGCCGGTGTCGGCGTGACCATGGCGCCGCTCGGCAGCCAGGCGTTCGCCGCCCTGATGGAAAGCCAGGTCACCGCCTCGCCGCAAAAGTGGATGAACCACGACGGCAAGGTCCGCGTACGCAACGATGCGCTGTCCAAGGTCTGCGGTGAAAAAGTCTTCGCCCGCGACATCCGCAGCAAGGACATGCCAGGCTGGCCCCAGCAGCAAGGCCACGCGCTGTTGCTCAAGGCCACCAAGGCCGACCGTCTCTATGCCGGCTACGACCTGTCGATGCTGGGCGCCGACCTGCAGCCGGATCGCATCGTCACCGCCGACGACCTGAAGAAGGACGGCATCGCCTGGCCCGAGGCGCATTCCCCGGACCCGCTGCTGCCGCCTGGCCAGGTGCCGATGTTCATCGGCCACCCGGTGGCGATCCTGATCTGGCACGACTTCGAGCGCTTTCGCAAGGCCAAGCTCAAGCTGCAGTTCAACGAAGCGGCGATCCGCTACGGTGCGCAAGCCCCGCTGTACCAGCGCGACCCCTATGGCAGCTTCCGTTTCGTGCGCGTGGCCGGCAAGACGCCGTTCGACGAGGACACCTTCTCGAGCCTGAAGGACTCGCCGCTGTTCCCCACCATCCTGGCCCGTAAACCGGTATGGAACGTCGCGCCCAAGCAGCATGGCAGCCTCACCGAGCAGGGCATGTATCACGCCCAGCGCATCGACGAGCAGCTCAAGCAGCCAGCGCAAGACTGGCTGCTGTTCGACGAACGCTACAAGACCCAGTCGATCGAGCCGGCCGCGCTGGAACCGGACAACGGCAACGGTTGGTTCGACGCCGCCACCGGCACCTTGCATTTCGTCGTCGCCAGCCAGTGCCCGTTCGAGGTGGCGCAGGAATGCGTGCACATGATCAAGCCGTCGCGCTTCGGCCTGAAGCACTTGAACATGCACCCGGGCTACACGGTCGGCTACGGCTCCAAGGACAACAACATCTTCCCGTTCTACGCCGCTGTCGCCGCCCTGTACGGCGCGGGCGTGCCGATTCGCCTGGCCAACGACCGCTACGAGCAGTTCCAGAGCGGCATCAAGCGCCACCCGTTCGACATCCGCTACCAGCTGGCGGTGGACAAGAACGACCTGAGCTTCCAGATCTTCCGCGCCGAGATGACCGTCGACGGCGGCGGGCGCATCAACTACAGCCCGTCGGTGGCGGCAGTGGGGGCCACCGCGGCGCAGTCGATCTACTACATGCCGCAGAACGACCTAGCCGTGACCGCCTACCACTCGCGCGGGGTCGAGGCCGGCTCCATGCGCGGCTACGGCACCCTGCAGAGCATGGCCGCCACCGAGATGATGGTCGATGAAATCGCCAACCGCCTGGGTGTCGATGCCATCGAGCTGCGCCGCAGAAATGCCCTCAAGTCGGGCATGAAGAACACCCAGGGCGCGGTGCCCGCCGGCGCCCTGCGCCTGCACGAGATCCTCGACAAGGCCAGCCAGCACGAGTGGTGGCAGAACCGCCAGGCGCGCAAGCAGGCCGAAGACGCCAAGGACCACGACAACTGGTACGGCGTCGGCTTCGCCATCACCCAGAAGGACTTCGGCACGGGCGCCGAGGCGCCGCTGGCGGCCATCGAGTTCAACGCCGACGGCCAGATCAGCCTGCGCCATATCGGCACCGAACTGGGCACCGGTATGTCCACCTCCCAGGCCTTCGTGGTCAGCGACTTCCTTGGCCGCGCTGCCGACGAGGTGAAGACCGCGCAGACCGAATGGCCGGAGCTGGCCCTGAGCACCAGCGGCAACCCGTACCTGATGAGCCAGGCCGAGCAGGACGCGGCACTGCGCAACCCGCGTTGGGTGGCCAAGCTGGCCTCGCCGTCGTCGGCGACCAACTCGGCGTTCTACTTCAGCCACGCCACCCGCGAAGCGGCCCGGGTGCTGTTCAACCACGGCCTGTGGCCGGCGGCCGTGGCGCTGTGGCGCCAGGGCCCGTTCGGCGGCCAGGCCAACCCACTGGTGGTGCGCCGCGAGAACGCGGTGTGGGTCAACGGCGAACTGACCGGCAACGGCCTGGCGCCGATCCCGTTCGCCGTGCTGGCCAAGAAGGCCCATGAAATGGGCCTGGTCACCGGTGTCAGCGTGCACGCGTTCAACCGCTGGAGCTGGGCCGAGGCCGACTACGTCATCGACGGTGTGCGCGAGCGCCTGCCGCTGGACGGCCTGGCGGTGAAATACGGCGACGGCGCGGTGAACGCCAAGAAGGCGCAGATGACCAGCGCCGGCTTCCACCTGCTGGACCGGCAGAACACCGCGTACCCGGCCACCCAGCTGAACAACGCCATGGTCACCTACTACAGCCCGGTGGCGACCATCGTCGAGGTCAAGGTCAACAAGGGCAGTGGCGAGGTGAGCGTGCTCAACCACCACAGCTGGGTCGAGTGCGGCCGGGTGCTGGTGCCGGAACTGGTCAAGGGCCAGCTCGAAGGCGGTATCGCCATGGGCATCGGCCATGCCCTGCTGGAAGAAATGCCGTTGTACGAGGGTGGCCCGGGTGAGGGCGACTGGAACTTCAACCGCTATCGCCTGCCGATGGCCAAGCATGTCGCGGTGTGGAAGCAGACCTCGGAGATTCTGCCGCCGCTGTCGCCCACCGACCCGTCCAAGGGCATCGCCGAGGTGGTGATGATCCCGGTGGTCGGTGCCATCGCCAACGCCGTGGCCCACGCCATCGGCAAGCGCGTGCGCGACCTGCCCATCACCCCCGCCCGCGTCAAGGAGGCCCTAAATGGCTGA
- a CDS encoding (2Fe-2S)-binding protein — protein sequence MAERKLQLTLNGQSVVTEVVPDDLAMIDYLHEYQNLTGSRLGCGQGICHACVVIVDNPDGTSEEVRTCITGAHYFEGKKVRTIEGHAKRDEAGNLGELSPIQQKFVERFAFQCSYCAPGFVNAATVLVEKAQRQPLKNSELEGAIEASLGHHVCRCTGYVRYYEATRDVLTDLGLVKEA from the coding sequence ATGGCTGAGCGCAAGCTGCAACTGACCCTCAACGGTCAATCCGTCGTCACCGAAGTGGTCCCCGATGACCTGGCGATGATCGACTACCTGCACGAATACCAGAACCTCACCGGTTCGCGCCTGGGCTGCGGCCAGGGTATCTGCCATGCCTGCGTGGTGATCGTCGACAACCCCGACGGTACCAGCGAGGAGGTGCGCACCTGCATCACCGGCGCGCACTACTTCGAGGGCAAGAAAGTGCGCACCATCGAAGGCCACGCCAAGCGTGACGAGGCCGGCAACCTGGGCGAGCTGAGCCCGATCCAGCAGAAGTTCGTCGAGCGCTTCGCCTTCCAGTGCAGCTACTGTGCCCCAGGCTTCGTCAACGCCGCCACGGTGCTGGTGGAGAAGGCCCAGCGCCAGCCGCTGAAAAACAGCGAGCTGGAGGGCGCCATCGAGGCCAGCCTGGGCCACCACGTGTGCCGCTGCACCGGCTACGTGCGCTACTACGAGGCGACCCGCGATGTGCTGACCGATCTCGGTCTGGTCAAGGAGGCTTGA
- a CDS encoding cytochrome c, with product MMRVFNGLALAIGAALAFSAQAADQDQVKRGEYLARAADCMACHTAEGGAPYAGGLPIHSPFGTIYGTNITPDKQYGIGNYSSDEFFAALTEGKRKDGANLYPAMPYTSYHLVKREDADAIHAYLMTVAPINRPAPETSLSFPFNVRAGLMGWNMLYGKSVQLEEGKGNSEAWKRGQYMVEVLGHCGECHTPRNPIGALEQDKRLTGGLLGGYLAPSLLANDLAERGWNQRDLATFLKHGMSAQGSMFNEMFPVVHHSTQHLEDSDLAAMATYLLGDQPPAAKVVQAVAHETLGESAKRGRQQYLNVCAGCHGGDGEGKPHIAVAMQGNTILRQADSRNLVKVIVEGIREQQFTGFERMQPMPGFAGKLDDQQLTDMVNYLREAWGGLPGDFSTQQLAQLKAD from the coding sequence ATGATGCGCGTTTTCAACGGCCTGGCATTGGCCATTGGCGCGGCGCTGGCCTTCAGCGCCCAGGCGGCCGACCAGGACCAGGTCAAGCGCGGCGAATACCTGGCCCGCGCCGCCGACTGCATGGCCTGCCACACCGCCGAAGGTGGCGCGCCCTACGCGGGCGGGCTGCCGATCCATTCGCCGTTCGGCACCATCTACGGCACCAACATCACCCCGGACAAGCAGTACGGTATCGGCAACTACAGCAGTGACGAATTCTTCGCCGCCCTCACCGAGGGCAAGCGCAAGGACGGCGCCAACCTGTACCCGGCCATGCCGTACACCTCGTACCACCTGGTCAAGCGCGAGGATGCCGACGCCATCCACGCCTACCTGATGACCGTGGCGCCGATCAATCGCCCGGCCCCTGAAACCAGCCTGAGCTTCCCGTTCAACGTGCGCGCCGGCCTGATGGGTTGGAACATGCTGTACGGCAAGAGCGTGCAGCTCGAAGAGGGCAAGGGCAACAGCGAGGCCTGGAAACGCGGCCAGTACATGGTCGAGGTGCTCGGCCACTGCGGCGAGTGCCACACCCCGCGCAACCCGATCGGCGCGCTGGAGCAGGACAAGCGCCTGACCGGCGGCCTGCTCGGCGGCTACCTGGCCCCCAGCCTGCTGGCCAACGACCTGGCCGAGCGCGGCTGGAACCAGCGCGACCTGGCCACCTTCCTCAAGCACGGCATGAGTGCCCAGGGCAGCATGTTCAACGAGATGTTCCCGGTGGTGCACCACAGCACCCAGCATCTTGAAGACAGCGACCTGGCGGCCATGGCCACCTACCTGCTGGGCGACCAGCCGCCGGCGGCCAAGGTGGTCCAGGCCGTGGCCCACGAGACCCTGGGCGAGAGCGCCAAGCGTGGCCGCCAGCAGTACCTCAACGTCTGCGCCGGTTGCCATGGCGGCGACGGCGAGGGCAAACCGCACATCGCCGTGGCCATGCAGGGCAACACCATCCTGCGCCAGGCCGACTCGCGCAACCTGGTCAAGGTGATCGTCGAGGGTATCCGCGAGCAGCAGTTCACCGGCTTCGAGCGCATGCAGCCGATGCCGGGCTTCGCCGGCAAGCTCGACGACCAGCAGCTGACCGACATGGTCAACTACCTGCGTGAAGCCTGGGGCGGTTTGCCGGGCGACTTCAGCACCCAGCAGCTGGCCCAGCTGAAGGCGGACTGA
- a CDS encoding XdhC family protein, producing MQHLDLQVVRQAAQWSRDGLSVWLCTVLCTYGSAPRAPGSLLAVNGQGRWIGSLSGGCVEEDFLERLDAGEFSATVAVVRYGDGSDTRSNIRLPCGGILDVLVERLPADCATQAHLGELEAALSGRRRLLREVDLNSGERRLSDDHSQGPRVEQGEHQVRLRIGAAQRLLLAGYSSVAQCCAEFAKGLGFEVVLCDPRDEVMDNVVLDGIEIRRELPSLFIANGGCHRDTAVVALTHDPKIDDLAMLEAVRTEAFYIGVMGSQATSEKRRERLRRIGGLDDAEMARIHAPIGLNLGSKTPAEIALAVLADILRTRSGIAREAL from the coding sequence GTGCAGCATCTGGACCTGCAGGTGGTGCGCCAGGCCGCGCAGTGGTCCCGCGACGGGCTATCGGTGTGGCTGTGCACGGTGCTCTGCACCTATGGCTCGGCGCCGCGCGCGCCGGGCTCGCTGCTGGCGGTCAACGGCCAGGGGCGCTGGATCGGCTCACTGTCCGGCGGTTGCGTCGAGGAGGACTTCCTTGAGCGCCTCGACGCGGGCGAGTTCAGTGCGACCGTGGCCGTGGTGCGTTACGGCGACGGCAGCGACACGCGCTCGAACATCCGCCTGCCCTGTGGCGGCATCCTCGACGTGCTGGTCGAGCGCCTGCCGGCCGACTGCGCCACCCAGGCGCACCTCGGCGAGCTGGAGGCGGCGTTGTCGGGCCGCCGCCGGCTATTGCGCGAAGTCGACCTGAACAGCGGCGAGCGCCGCCTGAGTGATGACCACAGCCAGGGGCCAAGAGTGGAGCAGGGCGAGCATCAGGTGCGTCTGCGCATCGGCGCCGCCCAGCGCCTGCTGCTGGCGGGTTATTCGAGCGTCGCGCAGTGTTGCGCCGAGTTCGCCAAGGGCCTGGGCTTCGAGGTGGTGCTGTGCGATCCACGGGACGAAGTGATGGACAACGTGGTGCTCGACGGGATAGAAATCCGCCGTGAACTGCCTTCGCTGTTCATCGCCAATGGTGGCTGCCACCGCGATACCGCGGTGGTGGCGCTTACCCACGACCCGAAGATCGACGACCTGGCCATGCTCGAAGCCGTGCGTACCGAAGCTTTCTACATAGGCGTGATGGGCTCGCAGGCCACCTCGGAAAAACGCCGTGAACGCCTGCGCCGTATTGGCGGGCTGGACGACGCCGAGATGGCGCGTATTCACGCGCCCATTGGCCTGAACCTGGGCAGCAAGACCCCGGCGGAGATCGCCCTGGCGGTGCTCGCCGATATCCTGCGTACCCGCAGCGGCATTGCCCGCGAGGCCTTGTGA
- a CDS encoding nucleotidyltransferase family protein: MNVVALVLAAGQGSRFGADKRRALLGDGRSLLQHSVERALAVFDEVRVVLREGERGEDLGLPAGCRVIHSRDAGLGMGHSLAAGAASLGNSQAQAVAILLGDMPWIAPATFQRLISVAAPAVIVVPRHQGHNGHPVLFGRAFWGELGGLSGDEGARSVLRRHAERIVVLELDDGGVVRDVDTPSALD, translated from the coding sequence GTGAACGTCGTCGCGCTGGTACTGGCGGCCGGCCAGGGTTCGCGCTTCGGCGCGGACAAGCGCCGGGCGCTGTTGGGCGATGGCCGCAGCCTGTTGCAGCACAGCGTCGAGCGCGCCCTGGCGGTGTTCGACGAAGTGCGCGTGGTGCTGCGTGAGGGGGAGCGGGGCGAGGACCTGGGGTTGCCGGCGGGCTGTCGAGTCATCCATAGCCGCGATGCCGGGCTTGGCATGGGCCATAGCCTGGCGGCGGGCGCGGCCTCGCTAGGCAATAGCCAGGCACAGGCGGTCGCCATCCTGCTGGGGGACATGCCGTGGATTGCGCCTGCGACCTTCCAGCGTCTGATCAGTGTCGCTGCTCCTGCGGTCATCGTGGTGCCTCGTCATCAGGGACACAATGGGCATCCGGTGCTGTTCGGGCGGGCGTTCTGGGGCGAGCTCGGTGGGCTGTCCGGTGATGAAGGGGCGCGCTCCGTGTTACGGCGACATGCCGAACGCATCGTTGTGCTGGAGCTGGACGATGGCGGGGTGGTGCGCGACGTCGATACGCCGTCTGCGCTCGACTAG
- the hchA gene encoding glyoxalase III HchA: MTNTNDDKRPTPDPAEDNAFFPSPYSLSQFTSSKSDLSGADYADAYQGGRWKILMIGADERYLLTDNGTLFSTGNHPVETLLPMYHLDKAGFAFDVATLSGNPVKFEYWAMPREDQQVLGLFDRYKQAFKQPRKLSEVLASALGDDCDYIGVFIPGGHGALIGLPQSEEVGQVLQWAADNDKFVITLCHGPAALLAGGKLYDGYKICAFPDELDAKTPDIGYMPGHLTWKFGERLGRQGVTIINEGISGAVHQDRKLLTGDSPLAGNALGKLAAGALLKAVNGQ; encoded by the coding sequence ATGACCAACACCAACGACGACAAACGCCCAACCCCCGATCCGGCCGAGGACAACGCCTTCTTCCCCTCGCCGTATTCCCTCAGCCAGTTCACCTCGAGCAAGTCCGACCTCAGCGGCGCCGACTATGCCGATGCCTACCAGGGCGGGCGCTGGAAGATCCTGATGATCGGCGCCGACGAGCGCTACCTGCTCACCGACAACGGCACCCTGTTCTCCACCGGCAACCACCCGGTGGAAACCCTGTTGCCCATGTACCACCTGGACAAGGCCGGGTTCGCCTTCGACGTCGCGACCCTGTCGGGCAACCCGGTCAAGTTCGAATACTGGGCCATGCCCCGCGAGGACCAGCAGGTGCTTGGCCTGTTCGATCGCTACAAGCAGGCGTTCAAGCAGCCGCGCAAGTTGTCCGAAGTGCTCGCCAGCGCACTGGGTGACGATTGCGACTACATCGGCGTGTTCATCCCCGGTGGCCATGGCGCGTTGATCGGCTTGCCGCAAAGCGAGGAGGTCGGACAGGTGCTGCAATGGGCTGCGGACAACGACAAATTCGTCATCACCCTGTGCCATGGCCCGGCGGCACTGCTGGCTGGCGGCAAGCTCTACGATGGCTACAAGATCTGCGCCTTCCCGGATGAGCTGGACGCCAAGACCCCGGACATCGGCTACATGCCCGGCCACCTGACCTGGAAATTCGGTGAGCGCCTGGGTCGGCAGGGCGTGACCATCATCAACGAAGGTATATCCGGCGCCGTGCACCAGGACCGCAAGCTGCTCACCGGCGACAGCCCGCTGGCTGGCAATGCGCTGGGCAAGCTGGCCGCAGGCGCCTTGCTCAAGGCGGTCAACGGCCAGTGA